GATCGCAGAACAATCAGCCGTCGCCGTGCAGAACGCGAAACTGTACGAACAAGCCAAGCTGCTGGCCGATCACGATGCGCTGACCGGCCTACCGCACCAACGCTCGGTCCAGGAGCGCCTGCACTACGAGCTCAAGCGCGCGCGCCGTTCCAAGACGCCGCTCTCTTTGTTGATGATGGACATCGACAAGTTCAAGGCGTTCAACGACACGTACGGTCACCAGGTGGGCGATCGGGTGCTCAAAGACGTCGCGGAGATGCTGCGCCGGGTGGCACGCGCGACCGATGTGATCGGCCGCTACGGCGGCGACGAGTTCTGCGCGATCTTGCCGGATACGGACCGGGCCGCCGCCGACGTGTTCAAAGAGCGGCTCATGCAAGAGGTCGGGCGCGAACCCTTCCACATCGATGCCAAGCAAAGCGTCCCCATCCGGCTGTCGATTGGCGTGGCGGTGTATCCCGACGACTGCGAGCGGCACGAAGAACTGCTCGGCGTCGCAGACGCGGCGCTCTATGCGGCTAAGCGCGGCGGAACGCTGCAAAGCACGAGCACGGGCGAGCTCTTGAGTATGCTCGAAGGGGATTTCCGCAGGTTCAGCGGCTTCGT
This genomic window from Candidatus Eremiobacteraceae bacterium contains:
- a CDS encoding diguanylate cyclase, coding for IAEQSAVAVQNAKLYEQAKLLADHDALTGLPHQRSVQERLHYELKRARRSKTPLSLLMMDIDKFKAFNDTYGHQVGDRVLKDVAEMLRRVARATDVIGRYGGDEFCAILPDTDRAAADVFKERLMQEVGREPFHIDAKQSVPIRLSIGVAVYPDDCERHEELLGVADAALYAAKRGGTLQSTSTGELLSMLEGDFRRFSGFVAVLANAGVIKREHLIKINRLAARYAAAAHLDEQSRQTLLVAATLSDLGELAVPAVILSKPGKLEKDDLEFIKRHPQIGHDIIAVMPGCEDIAQTILRHHERFDGSGYPGGLHGEQIPPLARTLAVLEAYAAMTSDRPHRPALSDAAARRELQANAGTQFDPAIVARFLTLLD